GTGCGTCCCACCCACTGGCCCCAGTCCTGTTCGCGCAGGCGGGGGTCCGGGGTGACGGGCAGCCGCAGGGACTCGTTGATGAGCGCCGCCGTCTCCACGGCGCGGTCCAGATCGCTGACCAGGATGCGCCGCCAGCCCTGGCCGGCCAGGGCGCGGCCCCAGGCGCGGGCCTGCTGCCGTCCGAGATCCGAAAGAGGATGTTCCGTCTGTCCCTGGATGCGTTTGTCCACGTTCCATTGGGTTTCGCCATGGCGGAGCATGCCGTAGATCATGATCGGGCCTCCTGCCGACGGGCGGCAAGCAGTTCGAGGATGCGTGTTTCCATGCGCCCATAGTTGCGCGTCACGTCGTGGTTTGCAAGCACGTATTCGCGGGCGGACCGGCCCAGGGCCACGCGCCGGGCAGGGTCCGTCAGCAGACTTCGAATTGCTTCGGCAAAGGCTTCGGCATCATAGGAGGGCGTGACGAAGCCGGACACACCGTGGCGCACCACCTCGGGCGCGCCGTCATGATCCCAGGCCACGCAGGGCAGGCCGCAGCACTGCGCCTCCAGATAGACCATGCCCAGCCCCTCGCGGATGCCGGGGAAGACGAAGAGATCGCCGGCAGAATAGAATTCCTGCAGCCGGAAGCGGTCCATCCTGCCGACAAAGACCGCCCGGCCCGGCAGCTCCGCCGCGGCCAGGGCCTCCAGCCGGGCGCGGGCAGGGCCGTCTCCGGCCACGGCCAGGCGCAGGGGCGTTCCTTCCCGCAGCAGGCGGCCTGCGGTGCGGATGACCCACTCCAGACCCTCGGCCTTCACGTCCTCCCGCAACATGGCCGCCACGGCCAGCACGGGATCGTCGCCGGTGTTCCAGGCAGCGCGCAGCCCGGCCCGGGCCTGGGCATCGAAGCTGAAACATTCCGTGCGGATGCCGGGCGGCACGTACAGCAGCTTTTCTTCGGGAACGATGCGGAGCAGGTTCCGCACCTCCGGCTGCTTGTTGCTGACGAGCAGATCCGCCTGCCGCAGGCCGTACCTGTTCAGCTCGTAGCCCGGCCGGCTGCGCCAATGGCGGCGGCGGTTGGTGGCGTAGGCCGGGGCAAAGACGATGTACGGCGCGCCGCAGCGGGCCGCCAGGGCTCCCAGCAGATCCGGCGCGCGATAGTAGGCGTGGTAGGTGAAAACGGCATCCACCCGCGGCCGCAGGCGCACGAGCCTGAGGGCCTCGCGGGCCAGGGCTGGCCAGCGCCACGGCCGTTCCCAGATGCGGTCCGTGGAGATCTGCCCCGCGGGGATGACCGTGTGGCCGCGTTGCGCAAAAAAATCTGCCAGATCCTGCGCGATGGTCACGTCCCCGGAGAGGCGGGGATGCGCCAGGGGGCGCATGGGCGTGACAAAGGCCAGCCGCATGAGGGCAGCCCGTCAGGCCGCGGTGCCGTCCGCCACCAGCGCGGCAGGAGAGCATGCCCGGAGCGGGGCCGCCTCGGGGCCTCCCTGCACATTGCCGGCCCGGGCGTAGATGGTGGCCAGTTCGCGGATGCAGGCCTGGTTGTCGAACACGTCCTGCACGCGCTGCCGGGCAGCGGGGATGAGCCGTTCGCGCAGGGCCGTGTCCGTGAGCAGCCGCCGGATGGCTTCGGCCAGGTCGGCGGGGTCGTCGCTGGCGCAGAGCAGGGCGGTCTGGTCGTGCAGGGCCAGTTCGGGAATGGCGGAAACGCGCGTGGCCGCCACGGGCACGCCCATGGCCATGGCCTCGGCAATGACGTTGGGGATGCCGTCCCGGTCTCCATCCTTGGCGATCTTGCACCCCAGCACGAAGCAGTGGGCCTGGCGGTACAGGCCGATGACTTCCTCGTGCGCGCAGGTGCCGGCCAGTTCCACCACGTCCTCCAGCTCCAGCCGGGCGATTTCCCGCACCAGCTCGGCCTTTTTCGGCCCGTCCCCCACCAGCACATAGCGGAAGGCAAGGCCCCGCGCCTTGAGCATGGCCAGGGCCTGCAGCACCGTGGGCAGGCCTTTTTTTTCCACAAACCGGGCCACGGTGAGGATGCAATACGGCGGCTCGGCCTTGGCCGGCCGCTGCGGGGCGGAGAACCGGGCCAGCTCGATGCCGTGGTAGACGCACTGCACCTGCACCGTGGGCGCGATGGTTTCCAGGGCGGCCTTGTTGTGCTGGGTACAGGTGACCACGAAGGCGGCGCGTTCCAGCTTGTCGCGCAGGCGGTCGGGCAATTGGGTGTAGATGTCCTTGGCGTGGGCGGTGAAGCTGAAGGGCAGCCCCGTGAGCATGCTTACGTACTGGGCCACGGACGTGGGCGAATGGGCAAAGTGCGCGTGCACGTGCAGGATGGGCTCATCCCGCAGAAAGGTCTGGGCCAGCATGGCAGCCTGGAACAGGTGCTTGACGCAGGCCACCTTGCTGCTGGAACCGGGAATGCGCGTGAGCATGTAGCCAAAGGCCCGGGCAAACTCCCGGGGCCGGCGCAGGGCAAAGCACAGGGCATGAAAAAGAAACATGGGCAGATTGCGGAAAAAATGCTCCGGCAGATAATAGACCGGGGCCTTGATCTCGTCCACGCAGGCATGGCGGATGAGTTCGCGCGGCGGACGCATGGAAATGATGGCCAGCCGGAATCCCATCTGTTCCAACAACCGAATCTCGTTGATGATGAACGTCTCGGAGATGCGCGGGTAGCCCTTGAGCAGCAGCGCCAGGCGCGGGGCGGGTTGCGCGGCGGAGGGTGCGGACGTTGTGGAATGTGCGGATGTTGCGGCGCTCATGCCTCGCCTCCCCGGAAGGTCTGCAGACGCTGGCGCATCACTTCCAGGCCGGTCATGGGGAATCTGGCCATGGCTTCGTGGTAGGGGGTCAGGTCGGCCGCCAGGGAGATGATCTTGTCGCGCAGGTTGTCCGGGGTCAGCTCGCCCCAGGGAAGATAGTCGGCCAATCCATGCTCCTTGAAAATCTGCGCCCGGATGAGCTGTTCGCGGCGGGGATTGTCCCGCGGGATAATCAGGCAGGGCTTGCGCTGGGACAGGATCTCGCAAATGGTGTTGTAGCCGCCCATACCCACCACCAGATCCGCCTGGAGCAACTGCTTTTCCATTTTCTTGACAAAATTCGTGAAGTGCACTCCCACGGCCTTGGCGCGCAGGGCCAGTTCATCGCGCAACTGCGGCTGCAGAAAGGGCCCGCAGACCATGGAACTGCGGAAGGGGAAGCCGGGATTCTGCTCCACCATGCGCAGGTAGGTGTCCAGCACGGGAAAGCCGTCGCCGCCGCCGCCGATGGTCACCAGGACGCGGGGCTTGTCCGAGTTCCTGGAAAAATTGCTGGGCGGACAGGTGGCGGCCTTCTTGAAGGAAAATCGCGGGATGTAGCCGGTGAACAACATTTTTTTGCTGATGGACTCGGGAATGCCGTATTCCTTGATGGGATCGTACAAATCCTGGATGCCGTAGACCCAGATTTCCGAGTACAGCTTGTCCATGGCTTCCAGGTCCCCGCGTTCCTCCCATTCCTGGCGGGTGGACTCGGCGTCGTCCAGGATATCGCGCAGGCCGAGGATCACCTTGGTCTGGGGCCGGGTCTTGCGGAACCACTTCAGGGTGGGGGCCACCTCCCGCTTGAGTCCCAGGGGCACCTTGTCCACGATGAACAGGGCAGGGTCGAAGGCCCGGGCCGTGGCGGTGATGATGTTGCGCCGGATGTGCAGGGCGTGCCGGGCATTGACCTTGATGGAGTGCGGCAGGTACACCGTGTTTGATTTTTTGATCATCCCCGGAATCCGCACGAAGTCTATGCCTTCCGGCACATTGAAGCGGCCCACAATGGGTGAGCCGGTGAGGATGAGGATGTTCACGCCTTCCCCCACCAGCTGGGAGGCGATGGCCAACGAACGACGGATGTGCCCCAGACCGTACGTGTCGTGGGAGTACATCAAAATATTGTACGTGGAAGGGGCAGACATGGAGGGCGGCAGGCTCGCAATCGGCTGGAGGTTCCTTGGCGGCTTGAAACAACCGCCGCAATGGGTATAACACCTGAGTCGGCTGCGCAAGCCGCCGTGCAATCACAATATGACGAACGGGGTGGATATGTCCACATTGCATCCGTCTTCCTGGCGCCGCGACTTTCCGGACTCCAATGCCGTGCGCGCCCTTTCCGAACAGGAGTTCCGCAACCGCCTGGACGCCTTGTGCGACATTGAGGACCCGGAAGCCATCTGGCGCACGCCCGAAGAAGTGGAGCAGCTCTGCCGCCACCACACCCACGACGGCACCGGCGACCGCGTGACCCCCAGCTTTCTGCGCGCGGATTTGCGCGGCCGCCGCGTGGCGGACCTGGGATCCAACATCGGCTATTATTCCTTCCTGGCCTCCATTGTCATGGGCGCGCGGGAAGTGCTGGCCTTCGACCGTTCCCCCAGAGCCATCGAGGTGGGGTCCTTTTTCCAGGCCCGCTTTGGTCCGGAAAATGTCTCCTTTCACTCAGCAAACTTCCTGGCTCCGGAATTCACCCAGGACTTCGGCCGCTTTGACGTGGCGGTGCTCATTGACGTCATGGGCGACACCTGCGTGCGCGAGGGCCGCGGCCCGGGCCTGCTGGCCGGGGTGCAGCAGATGGTGGATGAAGCCATCCTGCTGGTGTTCCGCCCGGTGTACAAGCTCAAGGAACACCTGAAGGTGAGCGCTGAGGAACTGCAGGCCGTCTATCCCGACGGGCGCATTGAGGACGGCCGCTTCCATTACCTGGAACTGCTTGTCCGCCGTGGCCTGCTGGAAGGCTGGTCCCTGGATCTGCTGGACCCGACCTTCACCGATCCCCTGGACACCTCCACCCAGAAGCAGCTCTTCCGGCTGCGCAAGGTGTAGCCCGCTGCGCCGGGTTCCCCTGTTTTCGCTGTTTCCGCAAGGCCGACCATGAGCAAAATTCCGCCCTGGACCCGCGACCTCCTCAAGGGGCCGCGTTTTGATATCGGCGAGCACACCTATGGCAAGCTCCAGGTGGAAGGACCCCTCGGCCGGGTGATCATCGGCCGGTTCTGTTCCATCGCTGCCGAGGTCACGGCGCTCATGGTCGGTCATCGGGTGGACTGGGTGAGCACGTATCCCTTCACCGTGCTGCATGCCGACTGGGAGGAGCTGGCCGGCATCCACGGCCATCCCGCCGCCCTGGGCGATCTGCACATCGGGCATGACGTGTGGATCGGCCACGGCGCCACCCTGCTGGCCGGGGTGACCATCGGCTCCGGTGCGGTCATCGGCGCCAATGCCATGGTCACCAAGGACGTGCGGCCGTATGCCATCGTGGCCGGCAACCCGGCCCGGGAGATCCGCCGCCGCTTTACGGATGCGGAGACAGACGCCCTGCTGGAACTGGCGTGGTGGGATTGGGATCTGGAGCGAATCCGGTCTGTTGTGCCCTATCTCGTCGCCGGGGACGTGGCCGCCCTGCTGGATGCGGCCCGGAGCCTGCAGCCGTGATGGCGCAGAGCGAGGCCGGTTGCCCGTGCTCCCTGGCCGTGGTGGCGGCTAAAAAATATTTTTNATATTTTTTGCCCTATCGGGAAGCCCTGGTTCAGGCCTTTGGGGAACTGGGGGTGGAGGCCCGGGGCGTGGACCGGCTGGAGGAGGCCGGGGATGCCCAAGGCGTGCTGGTGCTGGGCATCCATTCCTTTGCGCACCCGCGCCGCTGCATTCCAGAATCCGTGATCCTGGCCGGCATCCACACTGAACAACTGCCCACGGTGGCGGCCGGCTCCCTGCAGTTCGGGCATGACCGGTATCGCGTCTTCCTGCGCGATCATGCGGACTATGATTTTCTGTTCGACTGGAGCCCCGTCACCGCAGCCATGCTGGGCCGGCGGTTTCCACGGGTCTTTCATTTGGATCACGGCTGCATGCCCGACGTCGGGCCGCCCGCTGCAGCGCCCGAATACGACGTGGTGTTCATTGGCGCGCCCGATGGCGTGGACAGCCGCCGCGCCCGGCTGTTGGAGATCCTGGGCCGGCGGTTCCGCCTGTTCCCGGAGCACAGCGGGCTGTGGGGAGAGAAGAAGCAACGGGCCATGGCCTCGGCGGCCATCGTCTGCAATCTGCATTACGACCACGGCGCGGCCTTCAAGGCCCCCCGCGTCTGGGAGGCAGTGTCCATGGGGGCGTTTCTGCTCTCCGAACCCATGGCCGACGCCAGCCCCTTTCGGGCCGGGCAGGACTATGCCGCAGCCTTCGCCCACCAACTGCCCGATGCCGTGGCGCACTATTTGGCGCATCCCGAGGCCCGCGCGGCCATCGCCGCCCAGGGTCGGGCCACAGCCACGGCGCATCCCATGGCGGCCACCGCCGGACGCATCCTGCGGCAGTTTCTCATCGAGGCGGCCTTGCTGCGTCATCCGGGCTACGCGCGGCGACGGCGGCTGTACCGCCGGGTGCGCTGGGAGCGGCTGCGCGATCCCGTCTTTCCCTGATGAACCGGAACCCCCCCAAAAAAGACTTGTTATGATGTAATTACAAAGAACTATTAAAATTTTGGAAGGGGAGAGCGCGAGAGGGGAGAACCTTTTTCAAAAGGNGGTTTCCCCTCTCGCAACGTTTTTTTCAAAATTAAAATGCTCTAGCCGCGCAAGACGGCGTCGGCCACGGTCTGCACGGCCTTGGCGGTGGGATGCTCGGGATGGACCTTCATGAAGGCATAGCCTTCGTCGCCGGCGCGGGCCAGTTCGGGGTCCAGGGGGATGCGGCCCAGGAAGGGCACGCCCATTTCCGCGGCCAGACGCTCGCCGCCGCCGGTGGAGAAGATGTTGGTCACCTGCTCGCAGTGGCTGCAGACAAAGCCGCTCATGTTCTCCACCACGCCCAGGACGCGATTGCCCATCTCATGCACGAAGCTCACGGAGCGGCGCACGTCGTCCACGGCCACGGCCTGGGGCGTGGTGACGATGACCGCCTCGGCCCGCTGGCCCAGCAGCTGCATGACGGAAAGCGGCTCGTCGCCGGTGCCGGGGGGGCAGTCCACCACCAGATAATCCAGCTCGCCCCAGGAGACGTCCTCAATGAACTGACGGATGGCGCCCATCTTCACCGGGCCGCGCCAGATGACAGCCTGGTAGGCGTCCGGCAGCATGAAGCCCAGGGACATGAGGGACAGCCGCTTGCTCCAGGGCACCGGCTCCATGTGGGTGGTTTCGGCGTGGGGCTGCGTGCCCTGCAGGGAAAACAGCCGGGGCACGCTGGGGCCGTGGATGTCCACATCCAGCAGACCCACATTCTTTTCCGCCAGGGAAAGGGCCACGGCCAGGTTGGCCGCCACGGTGGATTTGCCCACCCCGCCCTTGCCCGACAGCACGACGATCAGCCGCTTGATGCGGGAAAGGGTCTTGGCCAGTTTTTCTTCCCGGGGGTCCAGGGCTTCCAGGGGTTTGGAGCCGCAGGAATCCGGGGAACATCCTTGCGACTGCGAAGGGCAGCCGCCGCATTGCTCACTCATGTTCCATCATCCTTTGCGCTTGGCGGCCAAGGCCGCATCCAGCCAGGCGTACCAGGTCTCCAGGCCCTCGCCGGAACGGCAGGAGACCTGCAGAATGGCCGCCTGGGCGTTCAGAGCCCGGGCCTGGGCCGAGGCCTTGGCCACGTCGAAATCCACATAGGGCAGCAGGTCTATCTTGTTGAGGATGGCCGCTTTGGCCTCCTCGAACAGGCGGGGGTACTTCTCGGGCTTGTCGTCCCCTTCGGTGACGGAAAGGATGGCCACCTTGGCATCTTCGCCCACATCGAACTCCACGGGGCAGACCATGTTGCCCACATTTTCAACGAAGAGGATGTCCAGGGCGTCCAGATCCAGATGCTCCAGGGCCTGCTTGACCATGGCGCTGTTCAGATGGCAGCCGCCATCAGTGTTGATCTGTACGGCGGCCGCGCCGGTGGCAGCCACGCGGCGGGCGTCGTTGTCGGTCATGCAGTCACCCTCGATCACGGCCATGCGGTAGCGGGTCTTGAGGTCCGTGAGGGTGCGCTCCAGCAGGCTGGTTTTGCCCGAGCCCGGGGAGCTGATGAGGTTGAGCACCAGGACGCCGGCCTGGGCAAAGCGGGCGCGCAGGGTGTCTGCCTCGCGCTCGTTGGCTTCCAACAGATTGCGGATGACGGGGATTTCCATGAGGTCGCGTCCGGGTGGGTAAGGTCAGTCCGTCTCGATTTCCAGGCTTTCCAGATACAGTTCCTTGCCTTGCACCAATGTATGGCCCAGCTCCTCATCGCATTGGGGGCAGGGGTACAGCGGCGGGCCCAGGCGCTTTTGCTCGGGCTCGAATTCGTGGCCGCAGCTTCGGCACTTGATGCGCAGGGGCACCAGCCTGAGCTCCAGGCGCACGCCCTGCATGGGGCCGCCGATGGTCAGGGCTTCCACGGCCAGCTCGAAGGCCTCGGGGACCAGATTGGCCAGGGTGCCGTGGGCCACACGGATGACCGTGCAGCGGCTGCCGGGACGCTGTTGCAGCTCCTGCTCCACCAGGGTGAGCAGGCTTTGGGCGATGGACATTTCATGCATAGGGCGACATGGATACGCCAAAGCTGCTGCGCCGTAAAGAGCAGGCCGGCATATTTCCCGCATAAAAAATATCCAAATCCAGTCCTTGACCGGCACGGGGAAAATGATTCAGAACACCCACCTCTTGGCGGGATTTACCGTTCACACGCTCTTTTTGCGCCGTTCATGGATTGATTCCCCATTCAATGCTGACAGCGTGTGAAAACTGTGGCAAGGCAAAGCTCCCATACTGTCGGTATGGCCAATACGCAGCAGGGTGCAGCAGCACACATCTTTGGGTTGCCCAGCCAGTGGCAAGGAGGCGAGAATGTACGTTGGCCTGAAAATGCTCACGCGCGATCAGTTCGTCACCATTACGCCGAAGACACTGGTGCATGATGCGGAAAAGCTCATGCTCGCCAACCGGCTGTGGATGCTGCTGGTGGTGGATGATGGCAAGCTCGTGGGCCATGTGCGCAAGGAGGATGTGAAGGAGGCGCTGCCTTCCCGCGCCACCTCGCTTTCCCGTCACGAGTTGAACTATCTGCTGGCCAAGCTGGACGTGGCGCAGATCATGCGCACGGACACCCCCACCATCGAGCCGGAAGCGGAAATCGAGGTGGCGGCCCAAAAGATGTTCGACGAGGACCTGCCCGGCCTGGCCGTGGTGGGCTGCAAGAACCGCCTCCTGGGCTACATCAACCGCAACCTCATGCTTGGCGTGCTGGTGGAGGAGATGGGCCTGGAGCAGGGCGGCGCGCGCATCGCCTTCGAGGTGGAAGACCGCAGCGGCGTCATCTACGAGGTGGCCGGCATCATCAAGGGCTACGGCGGGTCCATCATTTCCACCTCCACCTTTTATCACAACGGCCGGCGCATGGTGGTGCTGCGGGTGCACGCCGAGGACCCGGCCGCCATCGCCAAGGACATCGAAGCCGCGGGCTACATCATGGTGGGGCCGCACACCTTTGAGTCAGACTGGTGCAACCTGTAGCGAATACAGATTTTTTCTGTTCCCATCCTTCCATGACACTTCTCGACGTCCAGGGCGTGACCCTCACTTTCCGCGGTATTGCTGCGCTCATGAATGTTTCCTTCACGGTGACCAAGGGCGAGATCTGTTCGCTCATCGGTCCCAATGGCGCCGGCAAGACAAGCATGCTCAACTGCATTTCCGGCCGTTACACGCCGGATTCAGGCTCCATCACCCTGGGCGGCAGGCAGCTGCTGGGCGTGCCGGCCCATGCCCGCACCCGGCTGGGGCTTTCGCGCACATTCCAGAACATCGCGCTGTTCAAGGGCCTTTCTGTCTTGGACAACATGATGGTGGGCCGCCACTCCCGCATGCAGTACGGCATCCTGCAGTCCCTGCTGTACTGGGGGCCGGCCCGCAGGCATGAGGACGCGCACCGGCGCAGGGTGGAGGAAATCATCGATTTCCTGGGCCTTTCGCCCTGGCGGCACCAGCATGCCGGCATGCTGCCGTACGGGGTGCAAAAGCGCGTGGAGCTGGGCCGGGCCCTGGCTGCGGAGCCGGAACTGATCCTGCTCGACGAGCCCATGGCCGGCATGAACCTGGAAGAAACCGAGGACATGGCCCGCTACATTCTCGACATCAACGAGGAATGGGGCGTGTCCGTGCTGCTGGTGGAGCACGACATGGGCGTGGTCATGGACATCAGCCATCAGGTGGTGGTGCTGGATTTCGGCCAGGTGCTGGCCTCCGGCACGCCTGAAGCGGTGCAGGCCAACAAGGACGTTATCGCCGCCTACCTGGGCAGCGAGGACGCCGTTTTTCTGGGACGTTAAACCGCGAATATCATGGCATCTTACAGAACAACGCTTCCGGCCCTGCTGCTGGAAAAAGCGGCCCGCCACGGCAGCCGCACCGCCCTGCGCGAAAAGCAGTGGGGCGTGTGGCAGCCCACCACCTGGGCGCAGTACGCGCGTCTGGTGTCCGAATTTGCCGCCGGGCTCAAGAGTCTGGGCCTGGGCAAGGACGATGTGGTGGTCTGCATCGGCGACAACCGGCCGGAATGGCTGTGGGCCGAGCTGGCCATCCAGGGCCTGGGCGGCATCAGCCTCGGGCTGTACCAGGACGCGCCGGCCGACGAAGTGGCTTACATCTTCGATCTGGCCGAGGTGCGCCTGGTGGTGGCCGAGGACCAGGAACAGGTGGACAAGATGCTGGAGATCAAGGAGAAATCCAAGCATCTCCAGTACATCGTTTATCATGATCCCAAGGGCCTGGCTCCGGATGAGGCCCTGGGCCTCATGTCCTTTGAGGCGGTGTGCGAACTGGGCAAGGCCCAGGCCGGGCAGTATGCGGAGTGGGTCAAGGCCCTTTTGCCGGACGATCCGTGCGTCATCGTCACCACGTCCGGCACCACCGGCCGGCCCAAGCTGGCCATGCTCTCCCATGCCAACATGCTGGCCATGGCCGGCAACCTGAACGAGGCCGATCCCAAATTCGCCAGCGACGAATTTGTCAGCTTCCTGCCCCTGGCCTGGATCGGCGAACAGATGATGGCCCTGGCCTCGGCGCTGCTGCATGGCTTCACCGTAAATTTTCCCGAAGAGCCGGATACAGTGCAGGCGGACATCCGCGAGATTGGCCCGCATCTCATTTTCTCCCCGCCGCGCGTGTGGGAGAACATGGCCGCCGGGGTGCAGGTGAAGATCATGGAAACCACGCCCCTCAAGCGCTGGGTGTACAACCGGCTGCAGCCCGTGGGCCTGGCCTGGGCGGATTGCAAATTCCAGAAGCGCGCGCCCTCCCTGGGCCTGCGTCTGGCCTATCTGCTGGCCAGGGTGGTGCTGTTCAATCCCCTCAAGGACAACCTGGGCTTTTCCAACATCCGCTCCGCCTCCACCGGCGGCGCGGCTCTGGGGCCGGACACCTTCCGCTTTTTCCATGCCCTGGGCGTGAATTTGAAGCAGCTCTACGGGCAGACGGAAATTGCCGGCATCAGCTGCATTCACCGCGATGGTGAAATTGATTTCGATTCCGTGGGCCGGCCCATCGCCGAAACCGAGATCATCATTTCCGAGGAAGGCGAAATTCTCTCCAAGAGCCCCGCCGTGTTCCTGGGCTACTACAAGAACGAGGCTGCCACGGCCGAGACCCTGGCCGACGGCTGGCTGCGCTCCGGCGATGCCGGCTACTTCAACGAGGCCGGGCAGCTGGTGGTCATCGACCGGCTCAAGGACGTGATGCAGCTGTGCGACGGCGAGCGGTTCTCCCCGCAGTTTCTGGAAAACAAGCTCAAGTTTTCGCCCTTCATCAAGGAAGCCGTGGTGCTGGGGCAGGACCGCGACCATCCCGCGGCCATCATCTGCATCGACATGGGCATTGCCGGCCGCTGGGCGGAATCCAGGATGATCACCTACACCACCTATCAGGACCTGGCTGCCAAGGATGAGGTGTACGCCCTCATCAAACGGGAAGTGGAGCAGGTGAACGGCTCTCTGCCCGCGGCCCAGCGCATCCGGCGTTTTGCCCTGCTGTACAAGGAGCTGGATGCCGACGACGGCGAGCTGACCCGCACCCGCAAGGTCCGCCGCCAGGCCGTGGGCGAGCGCTATGCCGCGCTCATTGATGGCCTGTACTCCGACGCCGACAGCCTGGACCTGATGGCGCGCATCACCTACCAGGACGGCCGCGTGCGTGAGATGCGCGGCATGGTCCGCATCGAGTCCGTGTAATTATCTGGAAGGATCATGGAATACTATCTGCAGCTCGTCATCAACGGCCTGGTGGTCGGCTCCATTTACGCCCTGGTGGCGCTGGGGTTCGTGGTGATTTACAAGGCCACCAAGGTCGTCAACTTTGCCCAGGGCGAGCTGGTGATGGTGGGGGCGTATGCGTGTTTCTCCCTCACGGTGGAGATGCAGCTGCCGTTTCTGCTCTCGTTCCTGCTGACGTTGGGGTTTTCCGTGGTGCTGGGGCTGGCTATTGAACGGCTGGTGCTCAGGCCGATGATCGGCGAGCCCATCATCTCGGTGATCATGGTCACCATTGGTCTGTCATCCATCCTTAAGAGTCTGGTGCAGGTTTTCTGGGGCACGCAGATTCAGGTATACCCCCAGGTGCTGCCGCAGGAGCCGTATTTCATCATGGGCGTGCCTGTGGCGCCGGTGTATATTGCGGCGTT
This sequence is a window from Megalodesulfovibrio gigas DSM 1382 = ATCC 19364. Protein-coding genes within it:
- a CDS encoding glycosyltransferase family 4 protein, with the protein product MRLAFVTPMRPLAHPRLSGDVTIAQDLADFFAQRGHTVIPAGQISTDRIWERPWRWPALAREALRLVRLRPRVDAVFTYHAYYRAPDLLGALAARCGAPYIVFAPAYATNRRRHWRSRPGYELNRYGLRQADLLVSNKQPEVRNLLRIVPEEKLLYVPPGIRTECFSFDAQARAGLRAAWNTGDDPVLAVAAMLREDVKAEGLEWVIRTAGRLLREGTPLRLAVAGDGPARARLEALAAAELPGRAVFVGRMDRFRLQEFYSAGDLFVFPGIREGLGMVYLEAQCCGLPCVAWDHDGAPEVVRHGVSGFVTPSYDAEAFAEAIRSLLTDPARRVALGRSAREYVLANHDVTRNYGRMETRILELLAARRQEARS
- a CDS encoding glycosyltransferase family 4 protein — protein: MSAATSAHSTTSAPSAAQPAPRLALLLKGYPRISETFIINEIRLLEQMGFRLAIISMRPPRELIRHACVDEIKAPVYYLPEHFFRNLPMFLFHALCFALRRPREFARAFGYMLTRIPGSSSKVACVKHLFQAAMLAQTFLRDEPILHVHAHFAHSPTSVAQYVSMLTGLPFSFTAHAKDIYTQLPDRLRDKLERAAFVVTCTQHNKAALETIAPTVQVQCVYHGIELARFSAPQRPAKAEPPYCILTVARFVEKKGLPTVLQALAMLKARGLAFRYVLVGDGPKKAELVREIARLELEDVVELAGTCAHEEVIGLYRQAHCFVLGCKIAKDGDRDGIPNVIAEAMAMGVPVAATRVSAIPELALHDQTALLCASDDPADLAEAIRRLLTDTALRERLIPAARQRVQDVFDNQACIRELATIYARAGNVQGGPEAAPLRACSPAALVADGTAA
- a CDS encoding glycosyltransferase family protein — its product is MSAPSTYNILMYSHDTYGLGHIRRSLAIASQLVGEGVNILILTGSPIVGRFNVPEGIDFVRIPGMIKKSNTVYLPHSIKVNARHALHIRRNIITATARAFDPALFIVDKVPLGLKREVAPTLKWFRKTRPQTKVILGLRDILDDAESTRQEWEERGDLEAMDKLYSEIWVYGIQDLYDPIKEYGIPESISKKMLFTGYIPRFSFKKAATCPPSNFSRNSDKPRVLVTIGGGGDGFPVLDTYLRMVEQNPGFPFRSSMVCGPFLQPQLRDELALRAKAVGVHFTNFVKKMEKQLLQADLVVGMGGYNTICEILSQRKPCLIIPRDNPRREQLIRAQIFKEHGLADYLPWGELTPDNLRDKIISLAADLTPYHEAMARFPMTGLEVMRQRLQTFRGGEA
- a CDS encoding methyltransferase domain-containing protein — protein: MSTLHPSSWRRDFPDSNAVRALSEQEFRNRLDALCDIEDPEAIWRTPEEVEQLCRHHTHDGTGDRVTPSFLRADLRGRRVADLGSNIGYYSFLASIVMGAREVLAFDRSPRAIEVGSFFQARFGPENVSFHSANFLAPEFTQDFGRFDVAVLIDVMGDTCVREGRGPGLLAGVQQMVDEAILLVFRPVYKLKEHLKVSAEELQAVYPDGRIEDGRFHYLELLVRRGLLEGWSLDLLDPTFTDPLDTSTQKQLFRLRKV
- a CDS encoding CatB-related O-acetyltransferase, whose translation is MSKIPPWTRDLLKGPRFDIGEHTYGKLQVEGPLGRVIIGRFCSIAAEVTALMVGHRVDWVSTYPFTVLHADWEELAGIHGHPAALGDLHIGHDVWIGHGATLLAGVTIGSGAVIGANAMVTKDVRPYAIVAGNPAREIRRRFTDAETDALLELAWWDWDLERIRSVVPYLVAGDVAALLDAARSLQP
- a CDS encoding glycosyltransferase family protein, yielding MPDVGPPAAAPEYDVVFIGAPDGVDSRRARLLEILGRRFRLFPEHSGLWGEKKQRAMASAAIVCNLHYDHGAAFKAPRVWEAVSMGAFLLSEPMADASPFRAGQDYAAAFAHQLPDAVAHYLAHPEARAAIAAQGRATATAHPMAATAGRILRQFLIEAALLRHPGYARRRRLYRRVRWERLRDPVFP
- a CDS encoding Mrp/NBP35 family ATP-binding protein, translating into MSEQCGGCPSQSQGCSPDSCGSKPLEALDPREEKLAKTLSRIKRLIVVLSGKGGVGKSTVAANLAVALSLAEKNVGLLDVDIHGPSVPRLFSLQGTQPHAETTHMEPVPWSKRLSLMSLGFMLPDAYQAVIWRGPVKMGAIRQFIEDVSWGELDYLVVDCPPGTGDEPLSVMQLLGQRAEAVIVTTPQAVAVDDVRRSVSFVHEMGNRVLGVVENMSGFVCSHCEQVTNIFSTGGGERLAAEMGVPFLGRIPLDPELARAGDEGYAFMKVHPEHPTAKAVQTVADAVLRG
- the hypB gene encoding hydrogenase nickel incorporation protein HypB; this encodes MEIPVIRNLLEANEREADTLRARFAQAGVLVLNLISSPGSGKTSLLERTLTDLKTRYRMAVIEGDCMTDNDARRVAATGAAAVQINTDGGCHLNSAMVKQALEHLDLDALDILFVENVGNMVCPVEFDVGEDAKVAILSVTEGDDKPEKYPRLFEEAKAAILNKIDLLPYVDFDVAKASAQARALNAQAAILQVSCRSGEGLETWYAWLDAALAAKRKG
- a CDS encoding hydrogenase maturation nickel metallochaperone HypA, whose amino-acid sequence is MSIAQSLLTLVEQELQQRPGSRCTVIRVAHGTLANLVPEAFELAVEALTIGGPMQGVRLELRLVPLRIKCRSCGHEFEPEQKRLGPPLYPCPQCDEELGHTLVQGKELYLESLEIETD
- a CDS encoding CBS domain-containing protein translates to MYVGLKMLTRDQFVTITPKTLVHDAEKLMLANRLWMLLVVDDGKLVGHVRKEDVKEALPSRATSLSRHELNYLLAKLDVAQIMRTDTPTIEPEAEIEVAAQKMFDEDLPGLAVVGCKNRLLGYINRNLMLGVLVEEMGLEQGGARIAFEVEDRSGVIYEVAGIIKGYGGSIISTSTFYHNGRRMVVLRVHAEDPAAIAKDIEAAGYIMVGPHTFESDWCNL